From Micromonospora sp. NBC_01699, a single genomic window includes:
- the mqnC gene encoding cyclic dehypoxanthinyl futalosine synthase, whose product MTGSSEIDNILQRGADGGRITPEEALLLYTEAPFHALGEAADAVRRRRYPDNIVTYLIDRNINYTNVCVTACKFCAFYRAPKHAEGWTHPTEEILRRCGEAVELGATQVMLQGGHHPDYGVEYYEELFSSVKAAYPQLVIHSIGPSEILHMAKVSDVSLDEAIRRIKVAGLDSIAGAGAEMLPDRPRKAIAPLKESGQRWLEVMELAHRQGIESTATMMMGTGETNAERIEHMRMIRDVQDRTGGFRSFIPWTYQPENNHLKGRTQATTLEYLRLIAVARLFFETVPHLQASWLTTGKEAGQLALHMGVDDLGSIMLEENVISSAGARHRSNLRDLIWMIRSAGRIPAQRDTLYRHLAVHRTPAEDPQDDRVVSHFSSIALPGGGAGKLLPLVEAK is encoded by the coding sequence GTGACTGGGAGCAGCGAGATCGACAACATTCTCCAGCGCGGTGCCGACGGTGGGCGGATCACGCCCGAGGAGGCGCTGCTGCTCTACACCGAGGCGCCGTTCCATGCCCTCGGTGAGGCCGCCGACGCCGTACGCCGCCGTCGGTACCCGGACAACATCGTCACGTACCTGATCGATCGCAACATCAACTACACCAACGTCTGCGTGACCGCGTGCAAGTTCTGCGCGTTCTACCGGGCGCCGAAGCACGCCGAGGGCTGGACCCACCCGACCGAGGAGATCCTGCGCCGGTGCGGCGAGGCGGTCGAGCTGGGCGCGACCCAGGTGATGCTCCAGGGCGGCCACCACCCCGACTACGGGGTGGAGTACTACGAGGAACTCTTCTCCTCGGTCAAGGCGGCCTACCCGCAGCTCGTGATCCACTCGATCGGGCCGAGTGAGATCCTGCACATGGCGAAGGTGTCCGACGTCTCGCTCGACGAGGCGATCCGCCGGATCAAGGTGGCCGGGCTGGACTCCATCGCCGGCGCCGGCGCCGAGATGCTGCCGGACCGCCCGCGCAAGGCGATCGCCCCGCTCAAGGAGTCCGGGCAGCGCTGGCTTGAGGTGATGGAACTCGCCCACCGCCAGGGGATCGAGTCGACCGCGACGATGATGATGGGCACCGGCGAGACCAACGCCGAGCGGATCGAGCACATGCGGATGATCCGCGACGTGCAGGACCGTACCGGCGGGTTCCGGTCGTTCATCCCGTGGACGTACCAGCCGGAGAACAACCACCTCAAGGGGCGGACCCAGGCCACGACCCTGGAGTACCTGCGGCTGATCGCGGTGGCCCGGCTGTTCTTCGAGACCGTGCCGCACCTTCAGGCGTCCTGGCTGACCACGGGCAAGGAGGCGGGTCAGCTCGCCCTGCACATGGGCGTGGACGACCTGGGCTCGATCATGCTGGAGGAGAACGTCATCTCCTCCGCCGGTGCCCGGCACCGGTCCAACCTCCGGGACCTGATCTGGATGATCCGCTCCGCCGGTCGCATCCCGGCCCAGCGGGACACCCTCTACCGGCATCTGGCGGTGCACCGTACGCCGGCCGAGGACCCGCAGGACGACCGCGTGGTGTCGCACTTCTCCTCGATCGCGCTGCCCGGCGGCGGCGCCGGCAAGCTACTGCCGTTGGTCGAGGCGAAGTAG
- a CDS encoding demethylmenaquinone methyltransferase: MTGTPHGQRASLDKQPHEVAAMFDGVASRYDLTNTIVSFGQDRGWRRATRAALGLRSGERVLDVGAGTGVSTEELAHSGAYAVGLDLSIGMLQAGRRTRPYVPLLAGDALRLPFPDRSFDAVTISLALRNVVDTEAALREMARVTRPGGRLVVCEFSTPTNPIFRTVYLSYLMRSLPAVARTVSSNPDAYVYLAESIRAWPDQAGLAGRIAASGWGRVGWRNLTGGIVALHRAVRE; this comes from the coding sequence GTGACCGGTACCCCGCACGGACAGCGCGCCAGCCTGGACAAGCAGCCGCACGAGGTGGCGGCGATGTTCGACGGCGTAGCGTCCCGGTATGACCTGACCAACACCATCGTCTCGTTCGGGCAGGACCGGGGATGGCGCCGGGCCACCCGCGCCGCCCTCGGGTTGCGCTCCGGTGAGCGGGTGCTCGACGTGGGCGCCGGCACCGGTGTCTCCACCGAGGAACTGGCCCACTCCGGCGCGTACGCGGTGGGACTCGACCTCTCGATCGGGATGTTGCAGGCCGGCCGGCGGACCCGCCCGTACGTGCCGTTGCTCGCCGGTGACGCGTTGCGGCTGCCGTTCCCGGATCGTTCCTTCGACGCGGTGACGATCTCGCTGGCGCTGCGCAACGTGGTCGACACCGAGGCGGCACTGCGCGAGATGGCCCGGGTGACCCGTCCGGGTGGCCGGCTGGTGGTCTGCGAGTTCAGTACGCCGACCAATCCGATCTTCCGTACCGTCTATCTGTCGTACCTGATGCGGTCCCTGCCGGCGGTGGCGCGGACGGTGTCGAGCAACCCGGATGCATACGTCTACCTGGCCGAGTCGATCCGGGCCTGGCCGGACCAGGCCGGGCTGGCCGGGCGGATCGCCGCCTCGGGTTGGGGTCGGGTGGGCTGGCGCAACCTGACCGGCGGCATCGTGGCCCTGCACCGCGCCGTCCGGGAATAG
- a CDS encoding geranylgeranyl reductase family protein, whose product MSRALGKEALMATVEYDADVIVVGAGPGGSTTAYHLARHGLRVLLLEKTEFPREKVCGDGLTPRAVKQLIRLGIDTSAEAGWLHNRGLRVIGGGMRLELDWPELASFPNYGLVRTRLDFDDLLAKQAVGAGAELRTGVNVTAPVLDATGRAIGVIGEAGPGKEPVTFHAPLVVAGDGVSGRLPLAMGLAKREDRPIGVAVRRYYKSPAKHDDNYLESWLELRSRDSGDNLLPGYGWIFGMGDGRVNVGLGVLNSSAAFGKTNYRRMLTDWLANTPPEWGMTDETNAEGPILGAALPMGFNRVPHYTRGVLLVGDSGGMVNPFNGEGIAYAMESGELAAEIIVQALARAEGPDRERALAGYPAELKARYGGYYRLGGIFVKLIGNPQIMRIATKHGMPHPTLMRFVLKLLANLTDPRGGDAMDRVINAMTKVAPAV is encoded by the coding sequence ATTTCACGAGCCCTCGGGAAGGAGGCGCTGATGGCCACGGTCGAGTACGACGCGGACGTCATCGTCGTCGGCGCCGGACCGGGCGGTTCCACCACCGCTTACCACCTGGCCCGGCACGGGCTGCGGGTGCTGCTGCTGGAGAAGACCGAGTTCCCGCGCGAGAAGGTGTGCGGCGACGGACTCACTCCGCGCGCGGTCAAGCAGCTGATCAGGCTCGGCATCGACACCTCGGCCGAGGCCGGCTGGCTGCACAACCGCGGCCTGCGGGTGATCGGCGGCGGGATGCGGCTGGAGCTCGACTGGCCCGAGCTGGCCAGCTTCCCCAACTACGGCCTGGTCCGGACCCGGCTGGACTTCGACGACCTGCTCGCGAAGCAGGCGGTGGGTGCCGGCGCCGAGCTGCGTACCGGCGTCAACGTCACCGCTCCGGTGCTGGACGCGACCGGCCGGGCGATCGGGGTCATCGGCGAGGCGGGACCGGGCAAGGAACCGGTGACCTTCCACGCGCCCCTGGTGGTGGCCGGCGACGGCGTCTCCGGCCGGCTGCCGCTCGCCATGGGGCTGGCCAAGCGGGAGGACCGCCCGATCGGAGTGGCGGTACGCCGCTACTACAAGTCACCGGCCAAGCACGATGACAACTACCTCGAATCGTGGCTGGAGCTGCGCAGCCGGGACTCCGGCGACAACCTGCTCCCCGGCTACGGCTGGATCTTCGGCATGGGCGACGGCCGGGTCAACGTCGGTCTCGGCGTACTGAACTCGTCGGCGGCGTTCGGCAAGACCAACTACCGCCGGATGCTCACCGACTGGCTGGCCAACACCCCGCCGGAGTGGGGGATGACCGACGAGACCAACGCGGAGGGGCCGATCCTCGGCGCCGCGCTGCCGATGGGCTTCAATCGGGTGCCGCACTACACCCGGGGAGTGCTGCTGGTCGGCGACTCCGGGGGCATGGTCAACCCGTTCAACGGCGAGGGCATCGCGTACGCGATGGAGTCCGGCGAACTCGCCGCCGAGATCATCGTGCAGGCGCTGGCCCGCGCCGAGGGCCCGGACCGGGAGCGGGCACTGGCCGGCTACCCGGCCGAGCTGAAGGCCCGCTACGGCGGTTACTACCGGCTCGGCGGGATCTTCGTGAAGCTCATCGGCAATCCGCAGATCATGCGAATCGCCACCAAACACGGCATGCCGCACCCGACCCTGATGCGGTTCGTGCTGAAACTGCTGGCCAACCTGACCGACCCGCGCGGCGGGGACGCGATGGACCGGGTGATCAACGCGATGACCAAGGTGGCACCGGCGGTGTGA
- a CDS encoding NADH-quinone oxidoreductase subunit A, which yields MSLSPYVPIIGLMALAAAFALFSVGAARFAGPLRYNKAKLEAYECGIEPSPQPPGGGRFPIKFYLTAMLFIIFDIEIIFLFPWAVVFDSLPIFGFVEMVLFIVAVFVAYAYVWRRGGLDWD from the coding sequence ATGTCGCTCTCGCCTTACGTACCCATCATCGGGCTCATGGCCCTCGCCGCGGCGTTCGCGCTGTTCTCCGTCGGCGCCGCGCGGTTCGCCGGTCCGCTGCGTTACAACAAGGCCAAGCTCGAAGCGTACGAGTGCGGCATCGAGCCGAGCCCACAGCCTCCGGGCGGTGGTCGGTTCCCGATCAAGTTCTACCTGACCGCGATGCTCTTCATCATCTTCGATATCGAGATCATCTTCCTCTTCCCGTGGGCGGTCGTGTTCGACTCGCTGCCCATCTTCGGCTTCGTGGAGATGGTGCTGTTCATCGTCGCGGTCTTCGTCGCGTACGCCTATGTCTGGCGGCGCGGCGGCCTGGACTGGGACTGA
- a CDS encoding NuoB/complex I 20 kDa subunit family protein, with translation MGIEEKLPAGVLLTSVEKLVNWSRKSSVWGATFGLACCAIEMMAAGGPHYDMGRWGMEVFRASPRQADLMIVAGRVSQKMAPVLRQIYDQMAEPRWVLSMGVCASSGGMFNNYAIVQGVDHIVPVDMYLPGCPPRPEMLIDAILKLREKIMHEPLGPNGRKMLEARQARGDVPVVPYGSMPSSYRSDKARRAEWTQAVREGREEQLRIENWMNAQNHITGGVKP, from the coding sequence ATGGGTATCGAAGAGAAGCTCCCCGCCGGTGTCCTGCTCACCTCGGTGGAGAAGCTGGTCAACTGGTCCCGCAAGTCGTCGGTCTGGGGCGCCACCTTCGGCCTCGCCTGCTGCGCCATCGAGATGATGGCGGCCGGCGGCCCGCACTACGACATGGGCCGCTGGGGCATGGAGGTCTTCCGGGCCTCGCCGCGCCAGGCCGACCTGATGATCGTGGCCGGCCGGGTCAGCCAGAAGATGGCCCCGGTGCTGCGCCAGATCTACGACCAGATGGCGGAGCCCCGCTGGGTGCTGTCGATGGGTGTCTGCGCCAGCAGCGGCGGCATGTTCAACAACTACGCCATCGTGCAGGGCGTCGACCACATCGTCCCGGTCGACATGTACCTGCCCGGCTGCCCGCCCCGGCCGGAGATGCTGATCGACGCGATCCTCAAGCTCCGCGAGAAGATCATGCACGAGCCGCTCGGCCCGAACGGCCGCAAGATGCTGGAGGCCCGGCAGGCGCGCGGTGACGTGCCGGTGGTGCCGTACGGCTCGATGCCGTCGTCGTACCGGTCCGACAAGGCCCGGCGGGCCGAGTGGACTCAGGCGGTTCGCGAGGGCCGCGAGGAACAGCTCCGGATCGAGAACTGGATGAACGCACAGAACCACATCACCGGGGGTGTCAAGCCGTGA
- a CDS encoding NADH-quinone oxidoreductase subunit C produces MTTPSDKPGNGVPVAAPPLGATSGAPAEHPPASPAGQGMFGIHGSGDTSGFGGLVRRHVGLVDSPRPYGGYFDEVRDALEEAYPAFADAIEKIVVDRGELTLHVRPERIFEVCQVLRDDRALRFELCSSVSGVDYLGTDDRRLHVIYELTSMTYRRRIRLEAAVSVEEPHLPSVTAVYPTADWQEREAYDMFGIVFDGHPGLTRILMPDDWEGHPQRKDYPLGGVPVEYKGAEIPPPDKRRSYQ; encoded by the coding sequence GTGACCACGCCCAGTGACAAGCCCGGTAACGGCGTACCGGTGGCCGCCCCGCCGCTCGGCGCGACCAGCGGCGCCCCCGCCGAACACCCGCCGGCCAGCCCGGCCGGGCAGGGCATGTTCGGCATCCACGGCTCCGGTGACACCTCCGGCTTCGGCGGCCTGGTCCGCCGGCACGTCGGCCTGGTCGACAGCCCGCGCCCGTACGGCGGCTACTTCGACGAGGTCCGGGACGCGCTCGAAGAGGCGTACCCCGCGTTCGCCGACGCGATCGAGAAGATCGTGGTCGACCGGGGCGAGCTGACCCTGCACGTACGACCGGAGCGGATCTTCGAGGTCTGCCAGGTGCTGCGCGACGACCGGGCACTCCGGTTCGAGCTCTGCTCCTCGGTCTCCGGCGTCGACTACCTCGGCACCGACGACCGCCGACTGCACGTGATCTACGAGCTGACCTCGATGACCTACCGGCGGCGGATCCGACTGGAAGCCGCCGTGAGCGTCGAGGAGCCGCACCTGCCCAGCGTCACGGCGGTCTACCCGACCGCGGACTGGCAGGAGCGCGAGGCGTACGACATGTTCGGCATCGTGTTCGACGGCCACCCCGGCCTGACCCGGATCCTGATGCCGGACGACTGGGAGGGACATCCCCAGCGCAAGGACTACCCGCTCGGTGGCGTGCCGGTCGAGTACAAGGGCGCCGAGATCCCACCGCCCGACAAGCGGAGGAGTTACCAGTAA
- a CDS encoding NADH-quinone oxidoreductase subunit D codes for MTTPGYAAERETTEGRVFTVTGGDWDTVVAGHDPIADERIVVNMGPQHPSTHGVLRLVLELEGETVREARAVVGYLHTGIEKSLEYRNWVQGSTFVTRMDYLAPIFNETAYSLAVEKLLGITDDITERATTIRVLMMELNRVASHLVWLATTGMELGAISIMLYGFREREYILDIFEMVTGLRMNMAYVRPGGVAQDVPDAAIVKIREFLDMMPKRLKEYEDLLSGQPIWIERTKNVAVLDVTGCLALGVTGPVLRSAGLPWDLRKTMPYCGYETYEFDVPTSTDADVWGRYQVRLGEIRESLKLIEQALDRLRPGPIMVADKKIAWPAQLAIGVDGMGNSLEHVAKIMGQSMESLIHHFKLVTEGFRVPPGQVYVAIEAPRGELGVHAVSDGGTRPYRVHYREPSFVNLQALPAMAEGGLIADVIAGGASLDPVMGGCDR; via the coding sequence ATGACCACTCCCGGATACGCGGCTGAGCGCGAGACCACCGAGGGCCGGGTCTTCACCGTCACCGGTGGCGACTGGGACACCGTGGTGGCCGGCCACGACCCGATCGCCGACGAGCGGATCGTGGTCAACATGGGCCCGCAGCACCCGTCGACGCACGGCGTGCTGCGGCTGGTGCTGGAGCTTGAGGGCGAGACGGTCCGCGAGGCCCGTGCCGTCGTCGGCTACCTGCACACCGGCATCGAGAAGAGCCTTGAGTACCGCAACTGGGTGCAGGGTTCGACGTTCGTGACCCGGATGGACTACCTCGCTCCGATCTTCAACGAGACGGCGTACAGCCTGGCCGTGGAGAAGTTGCTCGGCATCACCGACGACATCACCGAGCGGGCGACCACCATCCGGGTGCTGATGATGGAGCTGAACCGGGTCGCGTCGCACCTGGTGTGGCTGGCCACCACCGGCATGGAACTCGGCGCCATCTCCATCATGCTGTACGGATTCCGCGAGCGTGAGTACATCCTCGACATCTTCGAGATGGTCACCGGCCTGCGGATGAACATGGCGTACGTCCGCCCCGGCGGTGTCGCCCAGGACGTACCGGACGCGGCGATCGTCAAGATCCGCGAGTTCCTCGACATGATGCCGAAGCGGCTCAAGGAGTACGAGGACCTGCTCTCCGGGCAGCCGATCTGGATCGAGCGGACCAAGAACGTGGCCGTGCTCGACGTGACCGGTTGTCTCGCGCTCGGCGTCACCGGCCCGGTGCTCCGCTCGGCCGGACTGCCCTGGGACCTGCGCAAGACGATGCCGTACTGCGGCTACGAGACGTACGAGTTCGACGTGCCGACCTCGACCGACGCCGACGTGTGGGGTCGCTACCAGGTCCGGCTCGGCGAGATCCGCGAGTCGCTCAAGCTGATCGAGCAGGCGCTGGACCGGCTCCGGCCGGGCCCGATCATGGTGGCCGACAAGAAGATCGCCTGGCCGGCGCAGCTCGCCATCGGCGTCGACGGCATGGGTAACTCCCTCGAACACGTAGCGAAGATCATGGGTCAGTCGATGGAGTCGCTGATCCACCACTTCAAGCTCGTCACCGAGGGCTTCCGGGTGCCGCCGGGCCAGGTGTACGTCGCGATCGAGGCGCCCCGCGGCGAGCTGGGCGTCCACGCGGTCTCGGACGGCGGGACCCGGCCCTACCGGGTGCACTACCGCGAGCCGAGCTTCGTCAACCTCCAAGCCCTCCCGGCGATGGCCGAGGGCGGGCTGATCGCGGACGTGATCGCGGGCGGTGCCTCTCTGGATCCGGTGATGGGTGGGTGTGATCGCTAG
- the nuoE gene encoding NADH-quinone oxidoreductase subunit NuoE, producing MAFSEETYGRAREIVARYPADRSRSALLPLLHLVQSEEGYVSPAGVSFCAEVLGLNKAQVGAVATFYTMYKRRPTGDYLVSVCTNTMCNVLGGQKVYDAVSEHLGVGHDETTADGTITLEHAECLAACDYGPVMTVNYDFFDQVDPDGAVGVVNELRAGNRPMPTRGARLCTLKEMSLQLAGFADEREGAVADGPAGEPTLRGLKLAQQHGISVPGFDPNTPIKRKQDAAPAPATTRPAAATGTTAPDLPAPDQKSPQLRTAETRAPDAKTPAPDAPGVATPVDGEPPVPADAQAAAEAGAAANKPASDGKPAGDDAEQQQRSLKEAQS from the coding sequence GTGGCCTTCAGTGAAGAGACGTACGGGCGGGCGCGGGAGATCGTTGCCCGCTACCCGGCCGACCGGTCCCGCTCGGCGCTGCTGCCGCTGCTGCACCTGGTCCAGTCGGAGGAGGGCTATGTCTCCCCGGCCGGCGTGTCGTTCTGTGCCGAGGTTCTCGGCCTGAACAAGGCGCAGGTCGGCGCGGTGGCGACCTTCTACACCATGTACAAGCGCCGGCCGACCGGCGACTACCTGGTCAGCGTCTGCACCAACACGATGTGCAACGTGCTCGGCGGGCAGAAGGTCTACGACGCCGTCTCCGAGCACCTCGGCGTCGGGCACGACGAGACCACCGCCGACGGCACGATCACGCTGGAGCACGCCGAGTGCCTGGCCGCGTGCGACTACGGCCCGGTGATGACGGTCAACTACGACTTCTTCGACCAGGTCGACCCGGACGGCGCGGTCGGCGTGGTCAACGAGTTGCGCGCCGGCAACCGGCCGATGCCGACCCGTGGGGCCAGGCTCTGCACGCTCAAGGAGATGTCGCTTCAACTCGCCGGCTTCGCCGACGAGCGCGAGGGAGCGGTGGCCGACGGCCCGGCCGGCGAGCCGACGCTGCGCGGGCTGAAGCTGGCCCAGCAGCACGGCATCTCGGTGCCGGGCTTCGACCCGAACACCCCGATCAAGCGCAAGCAGGACGCCGCCCCGGCCCCGGCCACCACCCGGCCGGCCGCCGCCACCGGCACCACCGCGCCGGACCTGCCGGCACCGGACCAGAAGTCGCCGCAGTTGCGTACCGCGGAGACCCGCGCGCCGGACGCGAAGACGCCGGCACCGGACGCGCCGGGGGTCGCCACCCCGGTCGACGGCGAACCGCCGGTTCCGGCGGACGCCCAGGCCGCCGCCGAGGCCGGCGCCGCCGCCAACAAGCCGGCCAGCGATGGCAAGCCGGCCGGTGACGACGCCGAGCAGCAGCAGCGTTCGTTGAAGGAGGCTCAATCATGA
- the nuoF gene encoding NADH-quinone oxidoreductase subunit NuoF translates to MSTPRPETLAKLTPVLTKRWLSPDAWKLDVYQKLDGYAALRKALAAHPDDLIQLIKDSGLRGRGGAGFPTGLKWGFIPQGDGKPHYLVVNADEGEPGTCKDLPLMTHDPHSLVEGVIIASYAIRASRAYIYIRGEAVHAARRLRNAVAEAKAAGYLGTNILGTGFDLELVVHSGAGAYICGEETALLDSLEGFRGQPRLRPPFPATHGLYAAPTVVNNVGTIASVPYIVLGGADWWKSMGTEKSSGPMIYSLSGRVVNPGQYEAGLGITLRELIELAGGMLPGHQLRFWTPGGSSTPLLAAEHIDVPLDFEGVAAAGSILGTTATQIFSDQDCPVYATYRWLEFYHHESCGKCTPCREGNYWMVRVYRRILSGQGTQEDLDTLLDTCDNILGRSFCGLGDGATSPVTSSLQYFKQDYLDYIEGRTAPKLSDKQLVGAH, encoded by the coding sequence ATGAGTACGCCTCGGCCGGAGACGCTGGCGAAGCTGACTCCGGTGCTGACCAAGCGCTGGCTCTCGCCGGACGCCTGGAAACTCGACGTCTACCAGAAGCTCGACGGTTACGCCGCGCTGCGCAAGGCGCTCGCCGCCCACCCGGACGACCTGATTCAGCTCATCAAGGACTCCGGTCTGCGGGGGCGCGGCGGCGCCGGCTTCCCGACCGGGCTCAAGTGGGGCTTCATCCCGCAGGGTGACGGCAAGCCGCACTACCTCGTGGTCAACGCCGACGAGGGCGAGCCCGGCACCTGCAAGGACCTGCCGCTGATGACCCACGATCCGCACTCGCTGGTCGAGGGCGTGATCATCGCGTCGTACGCGATCCGGGCCAGCCGCGCCTACATCTACATCCGGGGCGAGGCGGTGCACGCCGCCCGGCGGCTGCGCAACGCGGTCGCCGAGGCGAAGGCCGCCGGCTACCTCGGCACCAACATCCTCGGCACCGGGTTCGACCTGGAGCTGGTGGTGCACAGCGGCGCCGGGGCGTACATCTGTGGCGAGGAGACGGCACTGCTCGACTCGCTGGAGGGGTTCCGTGGCCAGCCTCGGCTGCGCCCGCCGTTCCCGGCCACGCACGGCCTCTACGCCGCACCGACCGTGGTCAACAACGTCGGCACCATCGCCAGCGTGCCGTACATCGTGCTCGGCGGGGCCGACTGGTGGAAGAGCATGGGTACGGAGAAGTCGTCCGGCCCGATGATCTACTCGCTCTCCGGCCGGGTGGTCAACCCCGGCCAGTACGAGGCCGGTCTCGGCATCACCCTGCGCGAGCTGATCGAGCTGGCCGGCGGCATGCTGCCGGGTCACCAGCTCAGGTTCTGGACGCCGGGCGGGTCGTCGACGCCGCTGCTCGCGGCCGAGCACATCGACGTACCGCTGGACTTCGAGGGAGTGGCGGCGGCCGGTTCGATCCTCGGCACCACCGCCACCCAGATCTTCTCCGACCAGGACTGCCCGGTCTACGCGACCTACCGGTGGCTGGAGTTCTACCACCACGAGTCGTGCGGCAAGTGCACCCCGTGTCGGGAGGGCAACTACTGGATGGTCCGGGTCTACCGCCGGATCCTCTCCGGCCAGGGCACCCAGGAGGATCTGGACACCCTGCTGGACACCTGTGACAACATCCTCGGCCGCTCGTTCTGCGGCCTGGGCGACGGCGCGACCAGCCCGGTGACCTCGTCCTTGCAGTACTTCAAGCAGGACTACCTCGACTACATCGAGGGGCGCACCGCGCCGAAGCTGTCGGACAAGCAGTTGGTAGGGGCGCACTGA